AAGAGCGCATTGCAGCAGCAACCAATAGTAAACTTACATCCATACCACAAAAAAGGAACTCCGCCGAAGCAGGATTCCCCATTCTACTCTAACCCAAAAAACGGCATCTACGCCTTTTCCATCAAAATTTCCAAAACCGTCAGCTCGCCGTTAACCACGCTTACAGTTTTGGTAGTATTGTTAAGGCCCGGCTTGGAGGCCGTAACCGTATAGCTTCCATCGGCAAGGCTCTTGTAGTAGCTACCGCCGCCCTCCGCGGTTTTAAGAACCAAACAAAACTCATAACCCATAATTCATAACTTTTCCCTACCTTCACGCTACCCAACGGTAGTATCCCTTTGGAGGCGAGTATCTACCTTGATAAATATTTACGCATTGCAAGCGTCCAAAAGTACCGAACTGTTGCTTTTTAAAACCATTTTTCGACTATGACAAAAGAAACATCCATAAAACTGTTTGAGCAACGGCAAATCCGCTCAACCTGGGACGAGAGTATTAAAGCGGAGGAAAGGTTCAAATCTATTTTGAATAATTATATTTAATTGCATATAAATCTTAAGAATTTAAAATAGTTATACGCATAAGCATATAATATTAATCATTTAAGTATATTTGTATGCAAATACATATAATATGAGCATGTTATCAGACTTTGTAAAGGCCCGACGAAAGCAATTGGGCTTAACCCAGGAGGAGTTTGCTGAAAAAGCAGGGGTTGCCCTTACGGTAATCAGAAAAATAGAACAAGGCAAAGAAAACCTCAGCTTGTCAAAGGTAAATCAGGTTCTACACTTATTTGGTCATGTTTTAGGTCCTATAAATGCTAAC
Above is a window of Williamwhitmania sp. DNA encoding:
- a CDS encoding helix-turn-helix transcriptional regulator, whose product is MSMLSDFVKARRKQLGLTQEEFAEKAGVALTVIRKIEQGKENLSLSKVNQVLHLFGHVLGPINANDATRNSEIQ